From the Quercus lobata isolate SW786 chromosome 6, ValleyOak3.0 Primary Assembly, whole genome shotgun sequence genome, one window contains:
- the LOC115994980 gene encoding glutathione hydrolase 1-like isoform X1: MASTSHFFLWPAVTFLFFMLLRPTSSLNAVSGPTKRRHEVIVARHGAVATDDRRCSRIGMEVLREGGHAVDASVASALCLGVVSPASSGIGGGAFMLLRLSSGKAQAFDMRETAPLKASENMYAGNATLKRKGALSIAIPGALAGLYKAWKQHGRLPWKRLVRPAERLAHLGFKISPYLHMQMVNTESGILANKGLRDIFTSNGSLLQAGDICRNEKLSNTLRKISKFGPVALYNGSIGFNLVRDIQNVGGILTMKDLQNYKVKLKEPISANILGLKLLAMPPPSGGPPMILMLNILSQYAIPLGVSGTLGFHREIEALKHVFAVRMNLGDPDFVDVSKVLADMLSPKFAKELKKQINDNMTFDPSLYGGRWNQIHDHGTSHLSIIDHERNAVSMTATVNAYFGSLFLSPSTGIVLNNEMDDFSIPMNVSADLPPPAPANFIRPGKRPLSSMSPTIVLKDEQVQAVVGASGGGMIIAGTAEVLLNHFARGMDPLSSVMAPRVYHQLIPNVVYYENWTTVIGDHFEVPADIRVALQKKGHILQSLSGGTICQFIVQDVGTLKKNGGIGKLVAVSDPRKGGFPAGY; encoded by the exons ATGGCATCTACAT ctcatttttttttatggcctGCCGTtacatttctcttttttatgCTGTTGCGTCCAACTTCAAGCCTTAATGCTGTTAGTGGTCCAACCAAACGTAGACATGAGGTAATTGTGGCACGTCATGGTGCTGTTGCCACTGATGATCGTCGATGCTCCAGAATAGGGATGGAAGTTCTTCGGGAAGGAGGTCATGCTGTTGATGCATCAGTGGCTTCTGCTCTTTGCTTGGGGGTTGTAAGCCCAGCATCAAGTGGCATTGGTGGAGGAGCCTTTATGCTTCTCAGGCTATCCAGTGGGAAGGCACAAGCCTTTGATATGAGAGAAACTGCCCCCTTGAAAGCTTCTGAG AATATGTATGCTGGAAATGCTACTCTGAAACGTAAAGGTGCCCTCTCCATAGCAATTCCAGGGGCACTTGCAGGCCTTTACAAAGCTTGGAAACAACATGGAAGGCTTCCTTGGAAGAGGCTTGTGAGGCCGGCTGAGCGTCTTGCTCATTTGGGATTTAAGATATCACCATATCTCCACATGCAGATGGTCAATACAGAATCTGGGATCTTGGCCAATAAGGGACTCAGAGATATATTTACTTCAAATGGAAGTCTTTTGCAGGCAGGTGATATCTGTCGCAATGAGAAACTATCAAATACActaagaaaaatttcaaaatttggtcCAGTGGCCCTGTATAATGGCTCAATTGGATTCAATTTGGTTAGAGATATTCAGAATGTTGGAGGCATACTGACAATGAAGGATTTGCAAAATTATAAAGTAAAATTGAAAGAACCAATATCTGCTAACATTTTAGGGCTTAAATTGCTTGCAATGCCTCCTCCTTCAGGGGGTCCTCCAATGATACTC ATGTTAAACATTCTTTCTCAATATGCCATCCCTTTGGGCGTATCTGGCACACTTGGGTTCCATCGAGAAATTGAGGCTTTGAAACATGTATTTGCTGTGAGGATGAATCTTGGTGATCCTGACTTTGTTGATGTGTCAAAAGTTCTAGCTGATATGCTCTCTCCTAAGTTCgctaaagaattaaagaaacaaataaatgaCAATATGACATTTGATCCTAGTCTTTATGGTGGCAG ATGGAATCAGATCCATGATCATGGCACCAGTCATCTTTCTATCATAGATCATGAGCGAAATGCCGTATCCATGACTGCTACTGTGAATGCATATTTTGGTTCACTATTCCTGTCACCTAGTACAGGAATAGTCCTAAACAATGAAATGGATGATTTCTCGATCCCTATGAATGTTTCCGCAGATCTTCCACCACCAGCACCAGCAAATTTTATCCGCCCGGGAAAAAGGCCATTATCTTCCATGTCACCTACTATTGTCTTAAAG GATGAACAAGTGCAAGCCGTGGTAGGTGCTAGTGGGGGAGGCATGATCATTGCTGGAACTGCAGAGGTTCTCTTGAATCATTTTGCCAGGGGAATGGATCCACTCTCTTCTGTCATGGCACCAAGAGTCTATCACCAG CTGATACCTAATGTTGTATACTATGAGAACTGGACAACTGTGATTGGTGATCACTTTGAAGTTCCCGCTGATATCAGGGTAGCTCTTCAAAAGAAGGGGCATATCCTACAGAGCCTCTCCGGAGGGACTATTTGCCAGTTTATAGTTCAAGATGTAGGGACTTTGAAGAAAAATGGAGGCATTGGAAAGCTTGTGGCTGTTAGTGATCCAAGAAAAGGTGGGTTTCCTGCTGGTTATTGA
- the LOC115994980 gene encoding glutathione hydrolase 1-like isoform X2 encodes MSTHFFLWPAVTFLFFMLLRPTSSLNAVSGPTKRRHEVIVARHGAVATDDRRCSRIGMEVLREGGHAVDASVASALCLGVVSPASSGIGGGAFMLLRLSSGKAQAFDMRETAPLKASENMYAGNATLKRKGALSIAIPGALAGLYKAWKQHGRLPWKRLVRPAERLAHLGFKISPYLHMQMVNTESGILANKGLRDIFTSNGSLLQAGDICRNEKLSNTLRKISKFGPVALYNGSIGFNLVRDIQNVGGILTMKDLQNYKVKLKEPISANILGLKLLAMPPPSGGPPMILMLNILSQYAIPLGVSGTLGFHREIEALKHVFAVRMNLGDPDFVDVSKVLADMLSPKFAKELKKQINDNMTFDPSLYGGRWNQIHDHGTSHLSIIDHERNAVSMTATVNAYFGSLFLSPSTGIVLNNEMDDFSIPMNVSADLPPPAPANFIRPGKRPLSSMSPTIVLKDEQVQAVVGASGGGMIIAGTAEVLLNHFARGMDPLSSVMAPRVYHQLIPNVVYYENWTTVIGDHFEVPADIRVALQKKGHILQSLSGGTICQFIVQDVGTLKKNGGIGKLVAVSDPRKGGFPAGY; translated from the exons ATGTCAA ctcatttttttttatggcctGCCGTtacatttctcttttttatgCTGTTGCGTCCAACTTCAAGCCTTAATGCTGTTAGTGGTCCAACCAAACGTAGACATGAGGTAATTGTGGCACGTCATGGTGCTGTTGCCACTGATGATCGTCGATGCTCCAGAATAGGGATGGAAGTTCTTCGGGAAGGAGGTCATGCTGTTGATGCATCAGTGGCTTCTGCTCTTTGCTTGGGGGTTGTAAGCCCAGCATCAAGTGGCATTGGTGGAGGAGCCTTTATGCTTCTCAGGCTATCCAGTGGGAAGGCACAAGCCTTTGATATGAGAGAAACTGCCCCCTTGAAAGCTTCTGAG AATATGTATGCTGGAAATGCTACTCTGAAACGTAAAGGTGCCCTCTCCATAGCAATTCCAGGGGCACTTGCAGGCCTTTACAAAGCTTGGAAACAACATGGAAGGCTTCCTTGGAAGAGGCTTGTGAGGCCGGCTGAGCGTCTTGCTCATTTGGGATTTAAGATATCACCATATCTCCACATGCAGATGGTCAATACAGAATCTGGGATCTTGGCCAATAAGGGACTCAGAGATATATTTACTTCAAATGGAAGTCTTTTGCAGGCAGGTGATATCTGTCGCAATGAGAAACTATCAAATACActaagaaaaatttcaaaatttggtcCAGTGGCCCTGTATAATGGCTCAATTGGATTCAATTTGGTTAGAGATATTCAGAATGTTGGAGGCATACTGACAATGAAGGATTTGCAAAATTATAAAGTAAAATTGAAAGAACCAATATCTGCTAACATTTTAGGGCTTAAATTGCTTGCAATGCCTCCTCCTTCAGGGGGTCCTCCAATGATACTC ATGTTAAACATTCTTTCTCAATATGCCATCCCTTTGGGCGTATCTGGCACACTTGGGTTCCATCGAGAAATTGAGGCTTTGAAACATGTATTTGCTGTGAGGATGAATCTTGGTGATCCTGACTTTGTTGATGTGTCAAAAGTTCTAGCTGATATGCTCTCTCCTAAGTTCgctaaagaattaaagaaacaaataaatgaCAATATGACATTTGATCCTAGTCTTTATGGTGGCAG ATGGAATCAGATCCATGATCATGGCACCAGTCATCTTTCTATCATAGATCATGAGCGAAATGCCGTATCCATGACTGCTACTGTGAATGCATATTTTGGTTCACTATTCCTGTCACCTAGTACAGGAATAGTCCTAAACAATGAAATGGATGATTTCTCGATCCCTATGAATGTTTCCGCAGATCTTCCACCACCAGCACCAGCAAATTTTATCCGCCCGGGAAAAAGGCCATTATCTTCCATGTCACCTACTATTGTCTTAAAG GATGAACAAGTGCAAGCCGTGGTAGGTGCTAGTGGGGGAGGCATGATCATTGCTGGAACTGCAGAGGTTCTCTTGAATCATTTTGCCAGGGGAATGGATCCACTCTCTTCTGTCATGGCACCAAGAGTCTATCACCAG CTGATACCTAATGTTGTATACTATGAGAACTGGACAACTGTGATTGGTGATCACTTTGAAGTTCCCGCTGATATCAGGGTAGCTCTTCAAAAGAAGGGGCATATCCTACAGAGCCTCTCCGGAGGGACTATTTGCCAGTTTATAGTTCAAGATGTAGGGACTTTGAAGAAAAATGGAGGCATTGGAAAGCTTGTGGCTGTTAGTGATCCAAGAAAAGGTGGGTTTCCTGCTGGTTATTGA
- the LOC115950588 gene encoding uncharacterized protein LOC115950588: protein MARRRAKKSVKKVETSPVNDENDVVENEAQFDKEVERQSGAIRAIRDVEIEHLLTELRLLRSYFSEEQLQTPTMQFFKENLPNLSVVGTEGNKQFEVQWNDKESKVSMNHADERDIHSSLLRQLSMVYPDCPATVASLGGFEFSSKAVKTSYLGAGNLQINDFVLEEPSETQILGMQDGLQTPGVSSQRLSVGMTPKTLRLPKPGEMLLSVHGSPLGVYKEDNMEAIHESEED, encoded by the exons ATGGCAAGGCGAAGAGCCAAGAAAAGCGTTAAGAAAGTGGAGACGTCACCTGTGAATGATGAAAACGACGTCGTTGAAAATGAGGCCCAATTTGACAAAGAAG TTGAGCGACAGAGTGGTGCTATTAGGGCTATTCGTGATGTGGAGATTGAGCATTTACTGACTGAATTGCGTTTGCTTCGCTCATATTTCAGCGAGGAACAACTACAAACCCCCACAatgcaattttttaaagaaaatcttCCAAACCTTTCAGTTGTAGGAACTGAAGGAAACAAACAATTTGAAGTTCAATGGAATGATAAGGAAAGTAAGGTATCCATGAACCATGCTGATGAAAGAGACATACATTCTTCTCTTCTGCGCCAGTTGTCTATGGTTTATCCTGACTGCCCTGCTACTGTTGCATCTTTGGGTGGCTTTGAGTTTTCTAGCAAAGCAG TGAAAACAAGCTATCTAGGTGCTGGTAATCTGCAAATAAATGACTTT gttttggagGAGCCATCAGAAACTCAGATACTCGGGATGCAAGATGGTCTTCAAACTCCTGGg GTGAGTAGCCAAAGGCTGTCTGTTGGAATGACACCCAAAACATTGAGGCTGCCTAAGCCTGGTGAGATGCTTTTATCCGTACATGGCTCACCCCTTGGAGTCTACAAAGAAGACAATATGGAAGCCATACATG AGTCAGAAGAGGATTGA